A genomic stretch from Streptomyces venezuelae ATCC 10712 includes:
- a CDS encoding ATP-binding protein, with amino-acid sequence MSAAARVTETDEPPVRKLYRSADGRWLGGVAIGLAGHLGLPVVWVRMAFVVMFFLDGLGLLVYAAFWIVVPLGVGGRATPRPVFETTPDGRRRLRKPDRGQLFALIVLAVGAAALVGKIAADNQSGRYVWPLLLVSGGLALVWRQADNARRASWTDPGRQTRAFRLARGLVGVALVGTGLAVFVVVRGSVAQLGTALTAAVAVLTGIALLAGPWLVRMSQDLTAERTMRIRAQERAEVAAHVHDSVLHTLTLIQRNAEDAGEVRRLARAQERELRNWLYKPEGTGKDKDEEPDTLAEAVKRAAAEVEDKHGVPLEVVVVGDCPLDEGLVAQMQAAREAMVNAAKYGGEGGAVQVYAEVEGRTVFVSVRDRGPGFDLDAVPEDRMGVRESIIGRMQRNGGTARLRSVPGGGTEVELEMERADG; translated from the coding sequence ATGTCCGCAGCCGCTCGTGTCACCGAGACCGACGAACCGCCCGTGCGCAAGCTCTACCGGAGCGCCGACGGGCGATGGCTCGGCGGTGTCGCGATCGGCCTCGCCGGCCATCTCGGGCTGCCGGTCGTGTGGGTGCGCATGGCCTTCGTCGTCATGTTCTTCCTGGACGGCCTGGGTCTGCTGGTCTACGCGGCGTTCTGGATCGTCGTCCCGCTCGGTGTCGGCGGCCGGGCCACCCCCCGCCCCGTCTTCGAGACGACGCCCGACGGCCGCCGAAGACTCCGCAAGCCCGACCGGGGGCAGCTCTTCGCCCTCATCGTGCTCGCGGTCGGTGCCGCCGCGCTCGTCGGGAAGATCGCCGCCGACAACCAGTCCGGGCGGTACGTGTGGCCCCTGCTCCTCGTCTCCGGCGGTCTCGCCCTGGTCTGGCGCCAGGCGGACAACGCCCGTCGGGCCAGCTGGACCGACCCCGGCCGCCAGACGCGCGCCTTCCGGCTGGCCCGCGGCCTCGTCGGCGTCGCCCTGGTCGGCACCGGGCTCGCGGTCTTCGTGGTGGTCCGCGGCTCCGTCGCCCAGCTGGGCACGGCCCTCACCGCCGCCGTCGCGGTCCTCACCGGCATAGCCCTGCTCGCCGGACCCTGGCTGGTCCGGATGTCGCAGGACCTCACGGCGGAGCGGACCATGCGCATCCGCGCCCAGGAGCGCGCCGAGGTCGCGGCCCACGTCCACGACTCCGTGCTGCACACCCTCACCCTGATCCAGCGGAACGCCGAGGACGCGGGTGAGGTCCGCCGGCTCGCCCGCGCCCAGGAGCGGGAGCTGCGGAACTGGCTGTACAAGCCCGAGGGCACCGGCAAGGACAAGGACGAGGAGCCCGACACCCTCGCGGAGGCGGTGAAGCGGGCGGCGGCCGAGGTGGAGGACAAGCACGGGGTGCCCCTCGAAGTGGTCGTCGTGGGCGACTGCCCGCTCGACGAGGGCCTGGTGGCACAGATGCAGGCCGCGCGCGAGGCGATGGTCAACGCCGCGAAGTACGGTGGCGAGGGTGGGGCCGTGCAGGTGTACGCCGAGGTGGAGGGCCGGACGGTCTTCGTCTCGGTTCGCGACCGGGGACCCGGCTTCGACCTGGACGCGGTGCCCGAGGACCGGATGGGCGTACGAGAATCGATCATCGGCCGGATGCAGCGTAACGGCGGCACGGCCCGGCTTCGGTCCGTGCCGGGCGGGGGCACCGAAGTGGAGCTTGAGATGGAGAGGGCGGACGGATGA